A stretch of Amycolatopsis balhimycina FH 1894 DNA encodes these proteins:
- a CDS encoding SigB/SigF/SigG family RNA polymerase sigma factor, translated as MTEPAGSSGNDLDVGALFTQLAALPADSPERDRIRDTLVRAHLELARNLARKFRNRDEAMEDLVQIATVGLIHAVDRFDPGQGTDFLAFAVPTISGELRHHFRDNSWSVRVPRRLKELNANISGAREELTVQLSRAPKPSEIAARLGVPIEDVYEGLRAGQGRYGASLDHLLENAAHTRFGAPDAELGQAELREALRPMLESLPERERKIVALRFGSGMSQSDIARRVGVSQMQVSRLLAATLKKLRSGLDESELAEGT; from the coding sequence GTGACCGAACCCGCCGGGAGCAGCGGGAACGACCTCGACGTCGGCGCGCTGTTCACCCAACTCGCTGCCCTGCCGGCGGACTCGCCGGAGCGCGACCGCATCCGCGACACCCTCGTGCGCGCGCACCTGGAGCTGGCGCGCAACCTGGCCCGGAAGTTCCGCAACCGCGACGAGGCGATGGAGGACCTGGTCCAGATCGCCACGGTCGGGCTGATCCACGCCGTCGACCGGTTCGACCCCGGACAGGGAACGGATTTCCTCGCCTTCGCGGTGCCCACCATCTCCGGGGAGCTGCGGCACCACTTCCGGGACAACAGCTGGTCGGTACGGGTGCCGCGGCGGCTCAAGGAGCTGAACGCGAACATCTCCGGCGCGCGCGAAGAGCTCACCGTGCAGCTTTCCCGCGCGCCGAAGCCGAGTGAGATCGCCGCGCGGCTCGGCGTGCCCATCGAAGACGTCTACGAGGGCCTTCGCGCTGGTCAGGGCCGCTACGGCGCGTCGCTGGACCACCTGCTCGAGAACGCGGCGCACACCCGGTTCGGGGCGCCGGACGCCGAGCTCGGCCAGGCCGAGCTCCGCGAGGCGCTGCGGCCGATGCTCGAGAGCCTGCCGGAGCGGGAGCGCAAGATCGTCGCGCTGCGGTTCGGCTCGGGGATGAGCCAGTCGGACATCGCACGCCGTGTCGGGGTGTCCCAGATGCAGGTATCGCGGTTGCTGGCTGCGACGCTGAAGAAGCTGCGTTCGGGCCTGGACGAATCCGAGCTGGCGGAGGGCACCTGA
- a CDS encoding anti-sigma factor gives MEDNAPLVPEGAQVIEVRTAAIPHVVPTLRTIVADIAMRQDFDLDAVEDLRMAVDEACSLLLPASSDGRLTCVFSWSGPRIEVSVSVLADSAEHEDDAGLSWQLLTALATSAQRTVTPENGRYLSRVDLVRESQATDS, from the coding sequence GTGGAGGACAACGCCCCGCTCGTCCCGGAAGGCGCACAGGTCATCGAGGTGCGGACAGCAGCGATCCCGCACGTCGTACCCACCCTGCGGACCATCGTGGCCGACATCGCGATGCGTCAGGACTTCGACCTCGACGCCGTCGAAGACCTCCGGATGGCGGTGGACGAGGCCTGCTCGCTGCTGCTTCCCGCCAGCTCGGACGGCCGGCTGACCTGCGTCTTCTCCTGGAGCGGGCCGCGCATCGAGGTCTCGGTGTCGGTGCTGGCGGACAGCGCCGAGCACGAGGACGACGCCGGCCTGTCGTGGCAGCTGCTGACCGCGCTCGCGACGAGCGCGCAGCGCACGGTCACCCCGGAGAACGGCCGCTACCTCTCCCGGGTCGACCTCGTGCGGGAGAGCCAGGCGACGGACTCGTGA
- a CDS encoding WhiB family transcriptional regulator translates to MADVSRLPIVVAEEWEWQLSGSCRGADSSLFFHTDNERGSARERRESRAKAICQTCPVLAQCRQHALTVQEPYGIWGGLGEIERRQLFLRQRRAARKAMSAH, encoded by the coding sequence ATGGCTGACGTGAGCCGGCTGCCCATCGTGGTTGCTGAAGAGTGGGAATGGCAGCTGAGCGGCTCGTGCCGGGGTGCGGACAGCAGCCTTTTCTTCCACACGGACAACGAGCGGGGTTCGGCGCGGGAGCGGCGCGAGTCGCGGGCCAAGGCCATCTGCCAGACCTGCCCCGTCCTGGCCCAGTGCCGTCAGCACGCGTTGACGGTACAGGAGCCGTACGGCATCTGGGGCGGCCTCGGGGAGATCGAACGGCGGCAGCTTTTCCTGCGCCAGCGCAGGGCGGCGCGGAAGGCGATGAGTGCGCACTGA
- a CDS encoding STAS domain-containing protein, giving the protein MPAADQNATPPGFGITLDTDATEPRVVVTGELDLLTSPQLQEALAGLIADKRAQRVVADLTGVTFFDSSALNVVLRAQRQAGEQDVELELVPSPAVSRVIELTGVAEHLSVSEDPQA; this is encoded by the coding sequence ATGCCCGCAGCCGACCAGAACGCCACCCCGCCCGGGTTCGGCATCACGCTGGACACCGACGCGACGGAGCCCCGGGTGGTGGTCACCGGCGAGCTCGATCTGCTGACCAGCCCGCAGCTGCAGGAGGCCCTGGCCGGGCTGATCGCGGACAAGCGCGCGCAGCGGGTCGTGGCCGATCTGACCGGGGTGACCTTCTTCGATTCCTCCGCGCTGAACGTGGTGCTCCGCGCACAACGCCAGGCCGGCGAGCAGGACGTCGAACTCGAGCTCGTCCCGAGTCCCGCGGTGAGCCGGGTGATCGAACTCACCGGCGTGGCCGAACACCTGAGCGTGTCGGAGGACCCCCAAGCCTGA
- a CDS encoding metal-dependent hydrolase produces the protein MGRTHALTGWCAGLALAPVVGAGSVHQAVVFAATTAGFALLPDLDHPGASASRLLGWLTGALSWLLRRVSAGFYALTKGPRDENVTGKHRHLSHTVLFAAGLGVLTSWGTTQGGPWAVVGVVIFGLMLAEGALGDWLLPVSGAAVAWWFFTAPPDRAGELASISGWLGIAVAAGCLTHCLGDALTEAGCPFLFPIPIAGETWYEIRPPRVLRFRTGKKVEKRLIFPVFALLGVLLVPGVWTYTVDTFQRLFIPPTSQRATTP, from the coding sequence ATGGGGCGGACGCATGCCCTGACCGGCTGGTGTGCGGGCCTGGCCCTGGCGCCCGTGGTCGGGGCGGGTTCGGTGCACCAGGCGGTGGTCTTCGCGGCGACGACGGCGGGGTTCGCCCTGCTGCCCGACCTCGACCACCCCGGCGCCAGCGCGTCCCGTCTCCTCGGCTGGCTGACCGGGGCGTTGTCCTGGTTGCTGCGCCGGGTCTCGGCGGGGTTCTACGCGCTGACGAAGGGTCCGCGCGACGAGAACGTCACCGGCAAGCACCGCCACCTCTCCCACACCGTCCTGTTCGCGGCCGGCCTGGGCGTGCTGACGTCCTGGGGTACCACCCAAGGCGGCCCGTGGGCCGTCGTCGGCGTCGTGATCTTCGGCCTGATGCTGGCGGAAGGCGCACTGGGCGACTGGCTGCTGCCGGTGAGCGGCGCGGCCGTGGCGTGGTGGTTCTTCACCGCGCCACCCGACCGAGCGGGTGAGCTGGCGTCCATTTCGGGCTGGCTCGGGATCGCCGTCGCGGCGGGGTGCCTGACCCACTGCCTGGGTGACGCGCTGACCGAAGCCGGCTGCCCGTTCCTCTTCCCGATCCCGATCGCGGGCGAGACGTGGTACGAGATCCGGCCGCCTCGCGTGCTGCGGTTCCGGACCGGCAAGAAGGTCGAGAAGCGGCTGATCTTCCCGGTGTTCGCGCTGCTCGGGGTGCTGCTGGTGCCGGGGGTGTGGACGTACACAGTGGACACGTTCCAGCGCTTGTTCATCCCGCCGACGAGCCAGCGGGCGACAACGCCTTGA
- a CDS encoding nuclear transport factor 2 family protein: MTHTVSEIAELVRRGMSSLDTAPFADLFAAEAVFEMPFTGLRIEGREAIQRALEGGGARARAAGLTKAQVTITLTDSGFVVELVVSGPGFELPSSVGILTVSDGEITSYRDYPNASAASWFTRSVFDRFLAASVENRWDDLADLYAEDVTIEMPFTLPGVPRETKGREELRRRFSAAGQVRRLVKAENVVVHETSDPAVLVAELDLHGEVGGSPFVSSYVMVMTIRDGLIAHSRDYTDTAAAAERLKALSPAGSSAG, from the coding sequence ATGACACACACCGTGTCCGAAATCGCCGAGCTCGTCCGTCGCGGAATGTCGTCGCTGGACACCGCTCCGTTCGCGGACCTCTTCGCCGCCGAAGCGGTGTTCGAGATGCCGTTCACCGGCCTGCGGATCGAAGGCCGGGAAGCGATCCAGCGGGCTCTCGAGGGAGGCGGGGCCCGGGCAAGAGCCGCGGGCCTGACGAAAGCGCAGGTCACGATCACCCTGACGGACTCGGGGTTCGTGGTGGAGCTGGTGGTCTCGGGTCCGGGATTCGAGTTGCCGTCCTCGGTGGGGATCCTGACGGTCTCGGACGGCGAGATCACGTCCTACCGCGACTACCCGAACGCGTCGGCGGCTTCGTGGTTCACGCGTTCGGTGTTCGACCGGTTCCTCGCCGCCTCGGTGGAAAACCGCTGGGACGACCTCGCCGACCTCTACGCCGAAGACGTGACCATCGAGATGCCCTTCACGCTCCCCGGCGTGCCCCGGGAGACGAAAGGCCGCGAAGAACTGCGTCGCCGGTTCAGCGCGGCCGGGCAGGTGCGGCGCCTGGTCAAGGCCGAGAACGTCGTCGTCCACGAGACCAGCGACCCGGCGGTGCTGGTGGCCGAACTCGACCTCCACGGCGAAGTCGGCGGCTCGCCGTTCGTGTCTTCGTACGTCATGGTGATGACGATCCGGGACGGACTGATCGCGCACTCGCGGGACTACACCGACACCGCCGCCGCGGCGGAACGGCTCAAGGCGTTGTCGCCCGCTGGCTCGTCGGCGGGATGA
- a CDS encoding TetR/AcrR family transcriptional regulator, giving the protein MEKMRADARRNRAKVLAAAEEAFAVDGLAVPLDDIARLAGVGAGTVYRHFPSKEALFQAVVLERIQQFATEARELATAGDAGEVFFGYFVRVIKQASLNRAICDALAESGGHTFKAGAGDEFHTALAELLGRAQAAGAVRPDIDGDDLRALIVGCLAVERYSPGSRHLVRVVVDGLRPAGADPGRAASAAADTP; this is encoded by the coding sequence ATGGAGAAGATGCGCGCCGACGCGCGGCGCAACCGGGCGAAGGTGCTGGCCGCCGCCGAGGAGGCGTTCGCCGTCGACGGGCTGGCTGTGCCGCTCGACGACATCGCGCGGCTGGCGGGCGTCGGGGCCGGCACCGTCTACCGGCACTTTCCCAGCAAGGAAGCGCTCTTCCAGGCCGTCGTCCTCGAACGCATCCAGCAGTTCGCCACGGAGGCCCGCGAACTCGCCACCGCCGGGGATGCCGGTGAGGTGTTCTTCGGCTACTTCGTCCGCGTCATCAAGCAGGCGTCACTCAACCGGGCCATCTGCGACGCCCTCGCCGAGTCCGGCGGGCACACCTTCAAGGCCGGCGCGGGCGACGAGTTCCACACCGCGCTGGCGGAACTGCTCGGCCGCGCCCAGGCCGCCGGCGCCGTCCGGCCGGACATCGACGGCGACGACCTGCGGGCGCTCATCGTCGGCTGCCTCGCCGTCGAGCGGTACTCGCCGGGGAGCCGGCACCTGGTCCGCGTGGTCGTCGACGGGCTTCGGCCGGCCGGAGCCGACCCAGGTCGCGCGGCTTCCGCGGCGGCGGACACGCCATGA
- a CDS encoding ABC transporter permease, translating to MTATLERPAAVAPAHELAGTWHLTRLALRRDRVVLPIWIVLLSVVPASTVNTFTQFYPTVADRLALQAGANANPSYALLYGPPFDLTTAGGFIAWRMAGFLALLTGLMVVFTVTRHTRAEEDTGRAELLASAVVGRYAALTASLLVAGGASVLIGLLQAGTMIGAGLPAAGSFAFGAAEALAGLVFTAVAAVAVQLAEYSRTANGIGAAVVGAAFLVRGAGDSTVDARWLSWLSPIGWVQQVRAFAVERWWVLLLPVVFALVAGAAGYWLLPRRDVGVGILPPSPGPATAAPGLRSPFALAWRLHRGPLLGWTIGTAVVGAVFGSIASGIGDLVGSSPQAQQIFERLGGSHALTQAFLAAMAGMFAMVASLYGIQAALRMRGEETAIRLEPVLATSVGRLRWAGSHLVFAFFGTAALLLVGGLFMGLANGLRTGDVGGSIGDTLAGMAVQLPAAWVVVALAVTIFGLLPGFSAAAWAVGSLALLLSLFGPVLDLPQAVLDVSPFQHPPKLPGQEFAATPLVWLTAIAVVALAAGLLGWRRRDVG from the coding sequence ATGACCGCCACGCTCGAACGCCCGGCCGCGGTGGCGCCGGCCCACGAACTGGCCGGCACCTGGCACCTCACCCGGCTCGCGCTGCGCCGCGACCGCGTGGTCCTGCCGATCTGGATCGTGCTGCTCAGCGTCGTCCCGGCGAGCACGGTCAACACGTTCACGCAGTTCTACCCGACCGTCGCCGACCGGCTGGCGCTGCAGGCGGGCGCGAACGCCAACCCGTCCTACGCGCTGCTCTACGGGCCGCCGTTCGACCTCACCACCGCGGGCGGGTTCATCGCCTGGCGCATGGCCGGGTTCCTCGCGCTGCTCACCGGGCTGATGGTCGTCTTCACCGTCACCCGGCACACCCGCGCCGAGGAGGACACCGGCCGCGCGGAGCTGCTCGCGTCCGCGGTCGTCGGCCGGTACGCGGCGCTGACGGCGTCGCTGCTGGTGGCCGGGGGCGCGAGCGTGCTCATCGGCCTGCTCCAGGCGGGCACCATGATCGGGGCCGGCCTGCCCGCGGCGGGCTCGTTCGCCTTCGGCGCGGCGGAAGCCTTGGCGGGTCTGGTCTTCACCGCCGTCGCCGCGGTCGCCGTCCAGCTCGCGGAGTACTCCCGCACCGCCAACGGGATCGGCGCCGCCGTCGTCGGCGCCGCCTTCCTGGTGCGCGGCGCCGGAGACTCCACTGTGGACGCTCGCTGGCTGTCGTGGCTGTCGCCGATCGGCTGGGTCCAGCAGGTCCGGGCGTTCGCCGTCGAACGCTGGTGGGTGCTCCTGCTGCCGGTGGTCTTCGCGCTGGTCGCCGGCGCGGCCGGGTACTGGCTGCTCCCCCGCCGGGACGTCGGCGTCGGCATCCTGCCGCCGTCGCCGGGCCCGGCGACGGCGGCGCCGGGGCTGCGGTCGCCGTTCGCGCTCGCCTGGCGGCTGCACCGCGGCCCGCTCCTCGGCTGGACGATCGGGACGGCCGTGGTCGGCGCGGTGTTCGGCTCGATCGCCAGCGGCATCGGCGACCTCGTCGGCTCGAGCCCGCAGGCGCAGCAGATCTTCGAGCGGCTCGGCGGCAGCCACGCGCTGACCCAGGCGTTCCTCGCCGCGATGGCCGGGATGTTCGCCATGGTCGCGTCGCTGTACGGGATCCAGGCCGCCCTGCGGATGCGCGGCGAAGAGACCGCGATCCGGCTCGAACCGGTGCTGGCCACGAGCGTCGGCAGGCTGCGCTGGGCGGGCAGCCACCTCGTGTTCGCCTTCTTCGGCACGGCGGCGCTGCTGCTGGTCGGCGGGCTGTTCATGGGCCTGGCCAACGGGTTGCGCACCGGCGACGTCGGCGGCTCGATCGGCGACACGCTCGCCGGGATGGCGGTCCAGCTGCCCGCGGCCTGGGTGGTGGTCGCGCTGGCCGTGACGATCTTCGGGCTGCTGCCGGGCTTTTCGGCCGCGGCGTGGGCGGTCGGCTCGCTCGCGCTGCTGCTCAGCCTGTTCGGCCCGGTCCTGGACCTGCCGCAGGCGGTGCTGGACGTCTCGCCGTTCCAGCACCCGCCGAAGCTGCCCGGCCAGGAGTTCGCCGCCACCCCGCTGGTGTGGCTGACGGCGATCGCGGTCGTCGCCCTGGCCGCCGGCCTGCTGGGCTGGCGACGCCGGGACGTCGGTTAA